A region from the Paraurantiacibacter namhicola genome encodes:
- a CDS encoding cold-shock protein, translating into MGYDKNRRGRGRDKRDGFGEESFNPFGDGGPPPYQSGGDRWNDGGGDRWNNDDRGGNRGGGGGGGGYRGGGGGAGGGGAPRGPGGGGGMPAQVVGTGQGKVKFFNVQKGFGFIQRDEGGEDVFVHISQVERAGLEGLAEGQELQFNLVDRGGKVSAADLQVVGDVIEVEKRGPQRELTGERATGTVKFFNSMKGFGFITRDDGKEDAFVHISAVERSGLPGIDEGDRFEFDLEVDRRGKYSAVNLSRAAE; encoded by the coding sequence ATGGGTTACGATAAAAATCGCCGCGGTCGCGGACGTGACAAGCGCGACGGGTTCGGCGAAGAATCCTTCAATCCTTTCGGTGATGGCGGCCCGCCGCCTTACCAGAGCGGTGGCGATCGCTGGAACGACGGTGGCGGCGATCGCTGGAATAACGATGATCGTGGCGGCAATCGCGGCGGCGGCGGCGGTGGCGGTGGCTATCGCGGCGGTGGCGGCGGTGCTGGCGGCGGCGGCGCACCGCGTGGCCCCGGTGGCGGCGGCGGAATGCCTGCCCAGGTCGTTGGAACCGGCCAGGGAAAAGTGAAGTTTTTCAATGTGCAGAAGGGCTTCGGCTTCATCCAGCGCGATGAGGGCGGCGAAGATGTCTTCGTGCACATCAGCCAGGTGGAACGTGCCGGACTTGAAGGCCTTGCCGAAGGGCAGGAACTGCAGTTCAACCTAGTCGATCGCGGCGGCAAGGTCTCCGCGGCCGACCTCCAGGTCGTTGGCGACGTCATCGAAGTCGAGAAGCGCGGCCCGCAGCGCGAGCTGACTGGCGAACGTGCCACGGGAACGGTGAAGTTCTTCAATTCCATGAAGGGCTTCGGCTTCATCACGCGCGACGATGGCAAGGAAGACGCCTTCGTGCATATCAGTGCAGTCGAGCGTTCCGGCCTGCCAGGCATCGATGAAGGCGACCGATTCGAATTCGATCTCGAAGTGGATCGCCGCGGCAAGTATTCTGCCGTGAACCTGTCGCGCGCGGCCGAATGA
- a CDS encoding TerC family protein: MDIMALLSDPAAWAALLTLIALEIVLGIDNLIFIAILSNKLPEHQQQKARRIGLALALIMRIGLLMLIGWIVTLQTPLFDLGITGPPVEGTNKASFETAFSGRDLILLVGGLFLLWKATKEIHHSMEPEDDSGDLLDKSPGAAVVKATFGAVIVQIVAIDIVFSVDSILTAVGMTDHIPIMVTAVVITVGVMMVAADPLARFIEKNPTLVMLALAFLVMIGLVLIADGFGFHVPKGYIYAAMAFSVSVELLNMVQRNRRQRIRQEEAEAAG, from the coding sequence ATGGATATCATGGCCCTGCTTTCCGACCCGGCCGCCTGGGCGGCGCTGCTCACACTGATCGCGCTGGAGATCGTGCTGGGGATCGACAATCTGATTTTCATCGCGATTCTTTCGAACAAGCTGCCGGAACACCAGCAGCAGAAGGCACGCCGCATCGGGCTTGCGCTCGCACTGATCATGCGGATCGGCCTGCTGATGCTGATCGGCTGGATCGTGACGCTGCAGACGCCCCTGTTCGACCTGGGCATTACCGGCCCGCCGGTCGAGGGCACAAACAAGGCGAGCTTCGAGACCGCCTTCTCAGGCCGCGACCTCATCCTTCTGGTGGGCGGGCTGTTCCTGCTGTGGAAGGCCACGAAGGAAATCCACCATTCGATGGAGCCGGAGGACGACAGCGGCGATCTGCTCGACAAGAGCCCGGGCGCCGCAGTGGTGAAGGCGACATTCGGCGCAGTGATCGTGCAGATCGTGGCGATCGACATCGTCTTCTCGGTCGATTCGATCCTGACTGCCGTGGGTATGACGGATCATATTCCGATCATGGTGACCGCAGTCGTCATCACCGTCGGCGTAATGATGGTGGCAGCCGATCCGCTGGCGCGCTTTATCGAAAAGAACCCTACGCTCGTGATGCTGGCGCTGGCATTCCTGGTCATGATCGGCCTGGTGCTGATCGCAGACGGCTTCGGCTTCCATGTGCCCAAGGGTTACATCTATGCGGCCATGGCCTTCTCCGTGAGCGTCGAGCTGCTCAACAT